One window of Panthera tigris isolate Pti1 chromosome C2, P.tigris_Pti1_mat1.1, whole genome shotgun sequence genomic DNA carries:
- the LOC102967678 gene encoding cartilage-associated protein isoform X1: MEPGRGAAAALLALLCAVCALRCGRAQYERYSFRSFPRDELMPLESAYRHALDQYSGEHWAESVGYLEISLRLHRLLRDSEAFCHRNCSAVPQPEPAAGLARYPELRLFGGLLRRAHCLKRCKQGLPAFRQSQPSREVLADFQRREPYKFLQFAYFKANNLPKAIAAAHTFLLKHPDDEMMKRNMAYYKSLPDAEEYIKDLETKSYESLFVRAVRAYNGENWRTSVTDMELALPDFFKAFYECLAACEGSREIKDFKDFYLSIADHYVEVLECKMQCEKNLTPIVGGYPVEKFVATMYHYLQFAYYKLNDLKNAAPCAVSYLLFDHSDKVMQQNLVYYQYHRDKWGLSDEHFQPRPEAVQFFNVTTLQKELYDFAKENIVDDDEGEVLEYVDDLLELEETG; this comes from the exons ATGGAGCCGGGACGCGGGGCGGCCGCGGCGCTGCTGGCGCTGCTGTGCGCAGTCTGTGCGCTGCGCTGCGGGCGCGCCCAGTACGAGCGCTACAGCTTCCGCAGCTTCCCGCGGGACGAGCTGATGCCGCTCGAGTCGGCCTACCGGCACGCGCTGGACCAGTACAGCGGCGAGCACTGGGCGGAGAGCGTGGGCTACCTGGAGATCAGCCTGCGGCTGCACCGCCTGCTGCGCGACAGCGAGGCCTTCTGCCACCGCAACTGCAGCGCCGTGCCCCAGCCCGAGCCGGCCGCCGGCCTCGCCCGCTACCCCGAGCTGCGCCTCTTCGGGGGCCTGCTGCGCCGCGCGCACTGCCTCAAGCGCTGCAAGCAGGGCCTGCCAGCCTTCCGCCAGTCGCAGCCCAGCCGCGAAGTGCTGGCCGACTTCCAGCGCCGGGAGCCCTACAAGTTCCTGCAGTTCGCCTACTTCAAG GCAAATAATCTCCCAAAGGCCATTGCCGCCGCTCACACCTTTCTACTGAAGCATCCCGATGACGAAATGATGAAGAGAAACATGGCGTATTACAAGAGCTTGCCTGATGCCGAGGAATACATTAAGGACTTGGAAACCAAGTCATATGAG AGCCTGTTCGTCCGAGCCGTGCGGGCCTACAATGGCGAGAACTGGAGGACGTCCGTCACAGACATGGAGCTGGCCCTTCCCGATTTCTTCAAAGCCTTTTACGAGTGTCTGGCGGCCTGCGAGGGCTCCAGGGAGATCAAGGACTTCAAGGACTTCTATCTTTCCATAGCAG ATCATTATGTAGAAGTCCTGGAATGCAAAATGCAGTGTGAAAAGAACCTCACCCCCATCGTAGGAGGCTATCCCGTGGAGAAGTTTGTGGCCACCATGTATCATTATTTGCAGTTTGCTTATTATAAAT TGAACGACCTGAAGAACGCGGCCCCCTGTGCGGTCAGCTACCTGCTCTTTGACCACAGTGACAAGGTCATGCAGCAGAACCTGGTGTATTACCAGTACCACAGGGACAAGTGGGGCCTCTCGGACGAGCATTTCCAGCCCAGGCCA GAAGCAGTTCAGTTCTTCAACGTAACTACGCTCCAGAAAGAGCTGTATGACTTTGCTAAGGAAAATATAGTGGATGATGATGAG
- the LOC102967678 gene encoding cartilage-associated protein isoform X2 has protein sequence MEPGRGAAAALLALLCAVCALRCGRAQYERYSFRSFPRDELMPLESAYRHALDQYSGEHWAESVGYLEISLRLHRLLRDSEAFCHRNCSAVPQPEPAAGLARYPELRLFGGLLRRAHCLKRCKQGLPAFRQSQPSREVLADFQRREPYKFLQFAYFKANNLPKAIAAAHTFLLKHPDDEMMKRNMAYYKSLPDAEEYIKDLETKSYESLFVRAVRAYNGENWRTSVTDMELALPDFFKAFYECLAACEGSREIKDFKDFYLSIADHYVEVLECKMQCEKNLTPIVGGYPVEKFVATMYHYLQFAYYKLNDLKNAAPCAVSYLLFDHSDKVMQQNLVYYQYHRDKWGLSDEHFQPRPGEVLEYVDDLLELEETG, from the exons ATGGAGCCGGGACGCGGGGCGGCCGCGGCGCTGCTGGCGCTGCTGTGCGCAGTCTGTGCGCTGCGCTGCGGGCGCGCCCAGTACGAGCGCTACAGCTTCCGCAGCTTCCCGCGGGACGAGCTGATGCCGCTCGAGTCGGCCTACCGGCACGCGCTGGACCAGTACAGCGGCGAGCACTGGGCGGAGAGCGTGGGCTACCTGGAGATCAGCCTGCGGCTGCACCGCCTGCTGCGCGACAGCGAGGCCTTCTGCCACCGCAACTGCAGCGCCGTGCCCCAGCCCGAGCCGGCCGCCGGCCTCGCCCGCTACCCCGAGCTGCGCCTCTTCGGGGGCCTGCTGCGCCGCGCGCACTGCCTCAAGCGCTGCAAGCAGGGCCTGCCAGCCTTCCGCCAGTCGCAGCCCAGCCGCGAAGTGCTGGCCGACTTCCAGCGCCGGGAGCCCTACAAGTTCCTGCAGTTCGCCTACTTCAAG GCAAATAATCTCCCAAAGGCCATTGCCGCCGCTCACACCTTTCTACTGAAGCATCCCGATGACGAAATGATGAAGAGAAACATGGCGTATTACAAGAGCTTGCCTGATGCCGAGGAATACATTAAGGACTTGGAAACCAAGTCATATGAG AGCCTGTTCGTCCGAGCCGTGCGGGCCTACAATGGCGAGAACTGGAGGACGTCCGTCACAGACATGGAGCTGGCCCTTCCCGATTTCTTCAAAGCCTTTTACGAGTGTCTGGCGGCCTGCGAGGGCTCCAGGGAGATCAAGGACTTCAAGGACTTCTATCTTTCCATAGCAG ATCATTATGTAGAAGTCCTGGAATGCAAAATGCAGTGTGAAAAGAACCTCACCCCCATCGTAGGAGGCTATCCCGTGGAGAAGTTTGTGGCCACCATGTATCATTATTTGCAGTTTGCTTATTATAAAT TGAACGACCTGAAGAACGCGGCCCCCTGTGCGGTCAGCTACCTGCTCTTTGACCACAGTGACAAGGTCATGCAGCAGAACCTGGTGTATTACCAGTACCACAGGGACAAGTGGGGCCTCTCGGACGAGCATTTCCAGCCCAGGCCA